A genomic window from Algoriphagus sp. Y33 includes:
- a CDS encoding S9 family peptidase: MKKIGIGIGAALLAIGLILFYLSWRTPSLSENHGKIDTHLYLGDSASQPLIVAFGGGSGGNDWERNYLKEKRDEFLARGFAVLAIGYFNSGQSPNTLDRISLDAISDSVLQIAKRHPQVDSSRIILMGASKGGELVLNLASRYSHFKGVIALSASHVSFPAHTLAANTSSWQDNNREIPYVPAPLTTLVPALMGNLYEAFTLMLEDKNAVHLAEIEVENINGPILLLSGTQDEQWPATHMSEQLISRLAKHKFKHRYLHLAFKGGHVEPLNHFDKVFEFLEEEFKK; the protein is encoded by the coding sequence ATGAAAAAGATTGGTATCGGTATAGGGGCCGCATTGTTAGCAATTGGCTTAATTCTTTTCTATCTGAGTTGGCGTACACCCTCACTGTCTGAAAATCATGGCAAGATAGACACTCACTTGTATCTGGGCGATAGCGCAAGTCAGCCATTGATCGTAGCGTTTGGGGGTGGGTCGGGCGGTAATGACTGGGAGCGTAACTACCTAAAGGAAAAGCGGGACGAATTTCTAGCCAGAGGTTTTGCTGTATTGGCCATAGGGTATTTCAATTCCGGGCAGTCCCCAAACACACTGGACCGTATTTCACTTGACGCTATTTCAGATTCAGTCCTGCAAATTGCAAAGCGCCATCCGCAGGTGGACAGCAGCCGCATTATTTTAATGGGCGCAAGCAAAGGTGGCGAGTTGGTATTAAATCTGGCAAGCCGGTATTCTCATTTCAAAGGAGTTATAGCACTCTCCGCCTCCCATGTCTCTTTTCCTGCACATACCCTTGCGGCGAACACCTCTTCCTGGCAGGACAACAACCGGGAAATCCCTTATGTACCTGCGCCGTTAACTACTCTTGTTCCGGCATTAATGGGAAATTTGTATGAAGCTTTTACCTTGATGTTGGAGGATAAAAATGCCGTCCATCTCGCAGAAATAGAAGTAGAAAACATCAATGGCCCTATCCTACTCCTCTCGGGAACACAAGATGAGCAATGGCCTGCTACCCATATGTCAGAACAGCTGATCAGTCGCCTGGCCAAGCATAAGTTTAAGCACCGGTATCTACACCTTGCTTTTAAAGGAGGACATGTAGAACCCTTAAACCACTTTGACAAGGTGTTTGAATTTTTGGAAGAGGAATTTAAAAAATAA